A stretch of Calditrichota bacterium DNA encodes these proteins:
- the mnmA gene encoding tRNA 2-thiouridine(34) synthase MnmA encodes MLKSKTETRVFVGMSGGVDSSVAAALLVEQGYQVIGVTMKLWRRSARELFLPENERGCCSVNAVHDARSVCDHLGIRHLIFDFHADFDHWVINNFASEYLQGRTPNPCIICNAKIKWESFLAKAREMGGDRIATGHFARVDFDPKTNRYRLLKSPNSRKDQSYALWGLSQDSLAHTIFPVGELTKSEVRALAEKFGLKTAQKQESQEICFIPDNNYGRFLKDRFPDVTKRLARGTIRDVQGNILGQHSGYPFYTIGQRKGLGIAVGEPVYVSEIRPETNEIIVGRKDELYRSGLVAEKLNWISIERLESKRRAFIKIRYKDPGSFGWIEPAEDGTVRVVFDVPQRAVTPGQSVVFYDNDVVLGGGIIRESIL; translated from the coding sequence ATGCTAAAATCTAAAACAGAAACACGTGTTTTTGTGGGGATGAGCGGCGGAGTCGACAGCTCCGTGGCGGCCGCGCTTCTTGTGGAACAGGGCTACCAGGTGATTGGTGTGACGATGAAACTCTGGCGGCGCTCTGCACGGGAACTCTTTTTGCCCGAAAATGAAAGAGGGTGTTGTTCCGTAAACGCGGTTCACGACGCCAGATCGGTTTGTGACCATCTCGGCATCCGTCACCTGATTTTTGATTTTCACGCCGATTTTGATCATTGGGTGATTAATAATTTTGCATCGGAATATCTGCAGGGGCGGACACCGAATCCCTGTATTATTTGCAATGCCAAAATAAAATGGGAAAGCTTTCTGGCCAAGGCGAGGGAGATGGGTGGAGATCGAATTGCCACCGGTCATTTTGCCCGGGTCGATTTTGATCCCAAAACCAACCGCTACCGCTTGTTAAAAAGTCCCAACAGCCGGAAGGATCAATCCTATGCGCTGTGGGGATTGAGTCAGGACAGTCTGGCTCACACGATTTTTCCTGTGGGAGAATTGACCAAAAGCGAGGTCCGGGCGCTGGCGGAAAAATTTGGGCTCAAAACCGCACAAAAACAAGAGAGCCAGGAGATTTGTTTTATCCCCGACAACAATTACGGCCGCTTTCTCAAAGATCGATTTCCGGATGTGACAAAACGCTTGGCCCGGGGTACGATCCGCGACGTTCAGGGGAATATTCTTGGCCAACATTCCGGTTATCCGTTTTACACTATTGGTCAGCGAAAAGGATTGGGGATTGCTGTGGGCGAGCCTGTTTATGTATCGGAGATTCGGCCCGAAACCAACGAAATTATTGTGGGGCGCAAAGATGAGCTGTACCGATCGGGGCTTGTTGCTGAAAAATTGAATTGGATTTCAATTGAACGATTGGAATCAAAGCGCAGGGCATTTATTAAGATTCGTTACAAGGATCCCGGTTCTTTTGGATGGATAGAACCTGCCGAAGACGGGACCGTGCGGGTTGTGTTTGATGTGCCCCAACGGGCGGTTACGCCGGGGCAATCGGTTGTTTTTTATGACAATGACGTTGTATTAGGTGGCGGTATTATTCGGGAGAGCATTTTATGA